One Hippoglossus hippoglossus isolate fHipHip1 chromosome 13, fHipHip1.pri, whole genome shotgun sequence genomic window carries:
- the p2ry2.1 gene encoding P2Y purinoceptor 2 has translation MATFDNNSNTNQTGYGASYCQFNEDFKYILLPVSYALVFVIGLVLNTTALYVIVFRTKRWNPSTIYMFNLTMCDTLYILTLPFLIYYYADENDWPFSEPFCKVIRFLFYSNLYGSILFLCCISLHRFIGICYPVHSLYWVSARRARLVSVAVWAFVLLCQAPVLYFSRTRDVATERICYDTTSPELFDDFLVYSSVVSVFMFALPFMVVLVCYGLMVRKLREPSWGSSGGEGRERGGLAAQRSKQKSVKMIIIVLAMFMLCFLPFHLTRSLYYSFRYLRQSNPAQLSCSWLEASSIAYKVTRPLASANSCVDPILYFLAGQDVRSNLTKKIRSKHAGVSQFSTTQI, from the exons ATGGCCACCTttgacaacaacagcaacacaaaccaaacaggcTACGGTGCCTCGTACTGTCAATTcaatgaagattttaaataCATTCTCCTGCCTGTGAGCTATGCCCTGGTCTTTGTGATCGGCCTGGTGCTGAACACCACAGCGTTGTATGTGATTGTGTTCCGCACAAAGCGCTGGAATCCATCCACCATCTATATGTTCAACCTGACCATGTGTGACACTCTCTACATCCTCACCCTGCCCTTCCTCATCTACTACTACGCCGACGAGAACGATTGGCCCTTCAGTGAACCCTTCTGCAAAGTGATACGCTTCCTGTTTTATTCCAACTTATACG GTTCCATATTGTTCCTGTGCTGTATCAGTCTGCATCGCTTCATTGGAATCTGTTATCCAGTCCACTCCCTGTACTGGGTCAGCGCTCGTCGGGCTCGCCTGGTGTCTGTGGCAGTGTGGGCCTTTGTGTTACTCTGCCAGGCTCCTGTTCTCTACTTCTCAAGAACAAG GGATGTGGCCACTGAGCGGATCTGCTACGACACCACCAGCCCGGAGCTGTTTGACGACTTCCTGGTGTACAGCTCTGTGGTGTCAGTGTTCATGTTCGCCCTGCCCTTCATGGTGGTGCTGGTGTGCTACGGCCTTATGGTGCGGAAGCTTCGGGAGCCAAGCTGGGGGTCTTCAGGTGGGGAGGGAAGGGAGAGGGGAGGTCTGGCGGCCCAGCGGTCCAAGCAGAAGTCAGTGAAGATGATTATCATCGTGCTGGCAATGTTCATGCTCTGCTTCCTCCCTTTCCACCTCACCAGGAGTCTGTACTACTCCTTCAGGTACCTGAGGCAGTCCAACCCAGCACAG CTCAGCTGTAGTTGGCTTGAGGCCTCCAGTATTGCCTACAAGGTGACCCGACCTTTGGCCAGTGCCAACAGCTGCGTGGACCCCATCCTTTACTTCCTGGCTGGGCAGGACGTCCGCAGTAACCTCACAAAGAAGATCAGGTCAAAACATGCAGGTGTGAGCCAGTTCTCGACGACACAAATCTGA